AAAATGTGCAGGCAACGGCTCCTGCCATCTTTGCGACGTGAGGCAGGCGGCCGCCAGCACCAAACTTCCTTCACTTGCAACGCGCTCCACGCGTCGATAGCGCGTGCCAACCGCGCTCATCGCTCTAATGAATGCTACATACCTATGCAAGATGCCAAATCACTTCTTGAAGGTCATACTCCTTCCGGCTTTCTCCTTCTGACTTCGAGGTAGCCCCTTTGGAGCATCCATGCTCTTCGCATAAGGGTTCACCTGCTTTTGAGACTTCTTCCGATCCTTTCCGCTCATCCGCTCACTTGGTGCATTCAGTATGCTTGGTGCGCTGGCATAGTCGAAAGGAACCTCATCGTCTCCGTTTTGCATTTCGTCCTTGCCTGATGCATCAGCGCCAGCAGCCTTCGCCGCCATCTTCGCAGCTCTCTTTGCTGCCTTCCTCTCCGCTTTCTGCTGCGCACGTACTGAAGCCTCATCCACGATAGCAACCTCATCGGAGTTGGCAGCCATTCCATCTGTGGGTTCTGTGGCACGTTTTCGTTTCTTGCTCGTGTCTTTGAGTATGAAAACATCATCCTCCTGTTGTCTAGGTACTGGTTCCGGGGTGGGCTCACGTTGCGGCTGCTGTCGCTCAATCTCTGAAGCATCTGCGAATGACTCTGCCGTCAGAGGGGGCAATGGGACAGCCAATGAGATCTCCGATGCGGTGGGCGCGCTTCGTGTGTGATCCCACGCGCTGCTTTCGAAAGCCGCGCCCCAGAATGATGAAGCCGTACTTCGAATCGGAACGTCTGTAGACACGATCAGTGCAGATGCACTGGGTGCAGTCTCGATTCCTGGCTGTGAGGCCGACGCTGTAGTTTCTCTCGGCATCTTTCGCGGCCGCTGTGGCTCGACTTGGTTCAGCAGTTCCATCATCTCAGGCCCATCTTTACCAGCTTCCTTGGCTTTGATGACCACACTGAGAAGCTCATCGGCGCGTAACCGTACCGTTTGAGAGGCAGGCGTCGCAATTCCCAGCAATGCCAGTCTGTTAGTCGGCATACCGCGAGCAATGCTGAAGATCTGGTGGTTTGGCATGATGTAATGCGTACTGTCGTCTTGCTCTCGTGCGACCTGGTCTCGCCACTGGTGTACAGCTCGGAAGACCGAGAACTGCTCCTTGCCAAGTAGGGCCGGTGTCCTGGAAAGCAACTTGTACCAACCAACGCCTTGACCAAGTTCCGCATCGTAGATCGGGTATTCGTATCGTTGTAATGCTTCCTCAGAGCTTCGCTGCAAGACGTCGTAGATCTTATCACCTTCGCGGTCTGGCAGCTCGAAGTTCGACCTCTGAATGAGCTCGTTTCGCATGTTATCGAAGATGTACAGTAGGAAATGTGTATCGCTGCGGGCATAATCAAACAGCTCTTTCGGCAGGGGTCGCACTCGCCAGTCAGCTGTTTGGTATTGCTTTTGAGCATCGACGTTGGCAAACTTCTTTAACAGGAATGCCAAGCTACCGCCTGTATATCCCAGGCATCGCGAAGCGTGGTGTGTATCGAAAAGACCAACAATGTAGAGCCCCAGATCTCGTTGAAGCCACATGATGTCCATGAACGCGCCGTGAAGGACTTTGATGATGTTCGGATCCGCAAAGACTTCGTTCAGGCACTGCAGTTTCCGTCTCCAAGGCTTGAGTGTGTCCACTATCCAGTCTTTGTCTCTGGTGCTGATCTGCATCAGCGACACTATGCCGATATACGACCTGCTGTCATGATGTTCCAGATCTATTGCGATTTCCTTTGCCTGTTTCAACTCTTCCAACATGTCATGTAGCGCCTCTTCCGTGTCCACGaacgtcgctgtcgtctcgTCGAATGGGTGGTACATGATGGGTTCACTCTGCTGATATATTCGCGCAGGGTATTCGTAGTTCTCGATTTCGTGTTGATAAGGGTGAGGGTATGTTGGTTGAGTCTCGCCCTCTGCTATCCGCGGCTCTTTCTCCAGCGGCGCCTTCGCATGGGGCTTGGTCTCCAGAAGCGGTTTGAAAGGCGCCTCATCGTTGTTGGTGGGCACATGCTCGAATAGAAGCTGTGGCTTCTCAATGCGCTGGTCGCGCTGCGGTGCATTGCGACTCGATTTCGCGTTCTTTGGTGTTTCTGCTGCAGGACTCAACCTCTTCACGGCGCCCGTGAACTCGTCCAGCGCGGTATCTGCGCGCTCCAGCAGACTATCCACCACATCGACCACAGCTCTCCAATTACCCTCCACCGATTCGAGGTCCTTGAGCCTCGGCGGTCGCGTGATCTCGGTATTCGACGTGGCAGCTCCGATCAGTCGCTCTGCGAGGCCTAGCAGGCGTGCATTTTGCTGGTCCAGAGCCGGTCCCACAGCAGAGTCGAGTGATCGTTGAAACGGAATGTCCTCGTTCGCCAACGATACTGCGCTGCGCGTTGTCGATGTGAGGGCGGACTTGATGCCGGTCTCGAGCGCACCGAAGTCTTCCATGATGGGTGTTGTGGCAGAGGTCAGCGTGCTCTACCCATCTTTCGCCTCGATGTCTTTCCTCTCAAGAGCTCAGTCGCAACTTTCTTGATCGGCATGCGCGAATCCCTGCTAGCGCAGCTGTGCCGGCATCCGAGCCGGCCGCAGCGGGCCGCAACATCTCTCTCTCCTCGAAAGTCGAGACTCAATCAGTGTTGTGGTGATCACTTCGACCCCGCAATGTGTGAGGGTTCAAGCACAATGCCCTCATCGTTCTATCAGACAACAATGTATCAAGTATCGCGTGACACAGCAGTTCGAAAACACGCGCATCCGACCGCGAAGCCGGCACAAGGCGTGGTAATTGAATCTCGGAGACTGTGGCTATTTCACGATGCCCGACCCAAGGAGCAAGCAAGGAATCTGTTGGCCAACAAGCGCTGCGAACTTCCGACATTGACAAAGACTCGTGATGCGCAATCTGCGCTGTAACGACGTCGAAGAATGTCACTGCAACATGGAGATTCCAGTCATTGGCACTTGCTACACACAACTCGCGCTTTGTCTTTCAAGCAGCCACAATATATCTGTAAACCGGAGAATTGAAAGACGTATGGACATGTTACCCTTTTCGGTCCTGGTGACTAAAAATTGCTTCCAACCTTTTCCTGTTGAGCTCGGCAAGAGACCAAGAAAGACAAGAATTTCTTGAGAGCGGCTGATTCCATCCATCGCAGCTTACTGATGCAGCGCTTCAAAGTCGAAACTGACACGGATTGGTGTTTGTGGTAGGACCACTCGTGCACGCACAGCTGATAAGTCACAGCAGTCGTTAAGCAGGTGCTTTTTCCCAACCTGGCATCTGCAAATGTCCGCAACAAGACGAGAAACGTGCTCTACTGCGGGGCTGGCGTGACCTACCGAATTTGGCAGGCGAGCTTTGTGAGGCACCCGATAGAATCTGGACAATGCAAAACAACGAGGCTTCGTCCCTTTTGCTTGAGCAATTCTGGCGACTGGCTGAGATGCGATTCTCCATCCATGCAGGGTAAATTTGGCCTACATACGGAGGCGGAAAGTTGTTTCCACCTGTAGCTACTTCCCGCTAGGCTGTTTCGAGCGTCATGTGTGACAGAACACGTTCCTTGA
This genomic interval from Cercospora beticola chromosome 7, complete sequence contains the following:
- a CDS encoding uncharacterized protein (BUSCO:EOG0926158Y) gives rise to the protein MEDFGALETGIKSALTSTTRSAVSLANEDIPFQRSLDSAVGPALDQQNARLLGLAERLIGAATSNTEITRPPRLKDLESVEGNWRAVVDVVDSLLERADTALDEFTGAVKRLSPAAETPKNAKSSRNAPQRDQRIEKPQLLFEHVPTNNDEAPFKPLLETKPHAKAPLEKEPRIAEGETQPTYPHPYQHEIENYEYPARIYQQSEPIMYHPFDETTATFVDTEEALHDMLEELKQAKEIAIDLEHHDSRSYIGIVSLMQISTRDKDWIVDTLKPWRRKLQCLNEVFADPNIIKVLHGAFMDIMWLQRDLGLYIVGLFDTHHASRCLGYTGGSLAFLLKKFANVDAQKQYQTADWRVRPLPKELFDYARSDTHFLLYIFDNMRNELIQRSNFELPDREGDKIYDVLQRSSEEALQRYEYPIYDAELGQGVGWYKLLSRTPALLGKEQFSVFRAVHQWRDQVAREQDDSTHYIMPNHQIFSIARGMPTNRLALLGIATPASQTVRLRADELLSVVIKAKEAGKDGPEMMELLNQVEPQRPRKMPRETTASASQPGIETAPSASALIVSTDVPIRSTASSFWGAAFESSAWDHTRSAPTASEISLAVPLPPLTAESFADASEIERQQPQREPTPEPVPRQQEDDVFILKDTSKKRKRATEPTDGMAANSDEVAIVDEASVRAQQKAERKAAKRAAKMAAKAAGADASGKDEMQNGDDEVPFDYASAPSILNAPSERMSGKDRKKSQKQVNPYAKSMDAPKGLPRSQKEKAGRSMTFKK